The Tenebrio molitor chromosome 7, icTenMoli1.1, whole genome shotgun sequence region AGAATCCGCAATCGTACCAACATTAACAATTCAACGGTGAACGCTCCGTTTTAATAAATCAATAGGACAATCCCTGTTAAATGTATTTATGGAAGAAGGTATTTACAGAGATAATAGCCAAGAACAAAACACAGAAGAGgtataaatattaaatcaaGAAATAATGCCTCGCCTTCCGGAAAAAATGTAAGTAAAATTTTCAGGGAAATACGGTTCATATATAATACACCAGAACGTGACACGAGCTTTGAAATTCTTTCCCTGATCAGAAGTCGACACTCGCTTCTTCTGACACGGTACATTTCTATTTTTGGGCCGTTTACGACAACAGTAAAATGATCAGGGTGGTGCGACGAATCTGTGTCTTTTTCCTTTTTGGGCGACGTCCGACCACCAAGTTATGGCGCGTTTTTGGCAAAACACCCTGTTAGGCAAATCTCCAGGTCTGGATTTATGGCAACAAGGTGACACACGTTGCGGAAGCGCCAGATCTGCAAAGGTAAGTGTAAAGTCGTGTCGGTGAGCGCACTCGGACAAGAAAAACAGATATTGAACAGTGGATCTGATGGAGTGCTCCACATGATCATAATAATGCAGCGGCTGTCTGGGATTTTCTGAATACGCATACATTTATGCATAAAGCATCAACTGCCACAATACCTACTGTATACATTGGTGTCAGAATAATTCATTTCTCGTTCTCCTTAAATATGACGGATTGTTGGCAATGAATTCTGTTGGTTGCGCATCTTAAACATGTTATGGTGGAAACAAGTCGAAAGATTCCGATTTGATTTGGTCGATGTTATATATTCGTATGAAATACTCCTCTATGTCAACATGTTCTCGTTGTGGATCCTAACTGTCGTCCCTGCTGAAATGTGCAAATAATGCATGCATCtgtaaatattgaaatgtGTTGTTACCGGCTTATTCCACTTGTCGACTGGGTGTTCGCCCGGATAAAGCTACAGATAGATGCGAAACAGAATCTGTAGAAAAATGTGTATCGAAGCACTGTTATTTATTCTGTTCGGCGAGAGATTGAGGAGAAACacgaaaatatcaaaaactCGACGAGCGCGAAGAATGCGATTCGTTTCCCACAAATTCACTGAAAATTGTTACTGATAATTTACGGGGAAATCTCGCGTCTCTTTGTATGGACAGTTTGTCTTACGTCAAGGATTTGCCTCGTAAGAAAtgcaaacgaatgaaaactctCTAATACGGATACTCCGTAATCCAGACACGGACTCTAAAATACCTTCGAATTGTctcgaaaacttctttatTAGGGTCAGTTCGTACGGCCTCCCCGACGAGTTAGGGGAAAgaagtaaaaatgtaaaaaaatagacGTTTTCCTTGTTTGTCGAGCTGGCGAAAATCCAAAGTGTCTTTCAGAGGAATGGGTGAGTGAGGAATCGAATGAAAAAACGTAAATCTGTATCTCTAACATAGGTAGTGAAAATTTATACCTAATTAGTGATTTTAAGTTTGTGGCAAAAaaccttaaaaaaaactttactcTTCCCTGTGTCTTTGGAGTGCTTGAGCTGTCTTTCATAGATTTTCATATGCGGAATCGAAGAAAGAAAGCGACAAATCTCTTCTTCTATCTTCCTATCGATcgagaaaattaattaattaattaaaattaatgattttaaaatggtggagaaacaaaaattacaaaaactcgtcatttttctattttttgagaTTTGAGTGTTGGCGTTGTCTGTTattgattttgatttattatacattaattatttaaaatagataaatgcacgaaaaaaattgataaactctgtccactcatagattgcttgacataaatgttactaaaaatgttcactctacgctacaacaaatagatccggcgcgaaattttaaaaaatggaaagagcaggtttacacgtgatgttttattattattctgcatgtttgcacttaggaaagacgaaagacgaaagaaaacttcagtacagtaatatattaggttttattaatacagggtatttcacagGTAAtaataatgtgcccgacggaataaaataaaatacattttcgaatttcagaaaaagctggctactgaaattaaaatatccagcttttttcggaaatggctaagCACAAGCAAGATATGTAATGTAATATGTACtcctatttaatgcatgaacaaaaattacctctgtatcattttcaatgtttgtaattagattcttgaggcacgcactcacttcacaaatttaaaaaaatcaacaaaaaatcgtaacggaacagatcaaaacagcaacacaatcaaaactaataacttttaaaaccagagaatcgcaaaacaaagctctaaagatgaaaaatcgcaaatctaaatgcttaaaccactttgacagaactgacaattttaaatttgaaatgtcatataattaatttttcgcgtgggtttcataacaaccagtggcgcgaatgctttaagatattaccaacacaatctatgatactttcttAGGGCCGATtacaccaacgtgagttaaatttaactacagattaaaatatacgaaaacattgttataacaataggtaactaaagtaacgaagcattttaacccacagcgttggtgcaaccggcctttaatattttaatgttatggtttggggattttgttatctaaggatatttaaaaaaatgcattctatcagtggacgtagtcttATCTTCCTAGTTCTTCAAGTTTGAGGGTGCCGATGCTGCCTCAAAGATTTTCACATGAAGAATCGATTAAAGAAAACTGCAAATCTCTATTTCTTCTCTTGATTGAGAAAATTGAAAGTTAAtgcaaagaataaaaaaagcagcatttttcttttatagtTTTTAGAGTGAggaatcgaataaaaaaaatcgcaaatcccTATCTCTTCTAACAACcaagaaaataacaaatatgtaatttaaaaatggtggaggcgcaaAAGAAAAACGTCATCTTTTCTGTTTGGAATTTGGGAGTAAATTGGCTCTCTCTTATAGATGTTGACGTGaggaatcaaataaaaaaaatcgtaaatcTCTAATAATTCTTGTAAccgagaaaatttaaaaatggtggatgcgccaaaaatctacaaaaaatcctttatattttttgaatggGGCAGTAAATTGGCTGCCTCATAGATTTTAACGGCAGGAATcgaataaaatatattgcaaATCTATCTCTTCTAACAaccgagaaaataaaaaatgtgtaatgGTGGTGGTGCCAAAAGTCCAAAAAAAATGCCATCTTCTCTATTTTTGGAATGTTCGATTAGGATCGTTGACtgatgtaaattttgaggtgaTGAAACCGGTAAACAACAGTAGATTGTTTTACAAGTAAAGAAAAGTGAAGATTTACTAGCGAGTGAAAAAAGTGTGATTCACGAGCGATAGCGAGTGAATTACATTTTCACGAGCTAGTAAACCTTCAGTTTTCTTACGAGTTgaacatactattttttgtatacTCAATGGAAAGGTTTGAGGGAAAAAGGCATTGTTTACACAAATTTCTTGCTTCAAAGTTgtgttttttcaaaacatgCGTAAGTACgagtaaacaaacaaaactattgtgaaaaatatgaaTCTGTCAGATATGAAGCTTTGCTCGAAGATTCTCCTGAAATATTGATAGCAGCAGAAGAAGCAACTTCAAATTTACTACCAATGAAGTCGAGATGTGTTTCAGTTAGAGAGTtcaaaaaactttaaaaactgtgaatgaaaatattatgttggcattttttttggaaaataaatcgattgaataattattgtttgtttaaaaaaaatgtgtgacTGCGTTGCTAATGAGTAAAGTGTTGCTCGAGTGTTGTTAACGAGTAAAGTGCCACTTTatactttattaatttctacctagtaaaattattgttttccaTTGagtatacaaaaaaaaaggatatCTCTTCTatcaaccaaaaaaaaattaaaaatttgagatttaAAAATCATGGAGGTGccaaaagttttaaaaatagtaattttctaatttctgaACTTCAATAGTGTTCGTGTTACCTTTTAttatcgaataaaaaaaatcgagtatttaaatcgaattttaaaaaacagcaAATTTCGATTATTCTTATCAGCgaagaaaactgaaaataaattatttaaaaatggtggagcCCCAAAAACCTTCCCTCTTTGTCGAGCTCTCCTTTGCTGTCCAGAATAGTGAAGGCAAAGTTTTCTTGCAGACAAAACCGAGTTGCTCTCTTTGTTGTCGGAGAACCAGCACGCTTCCATTGTTTTGATTGCTGTTTTGTTTCTAGTGTGTAGTGGTGGACTCAAGTTTCCAGTAAAAATCAATAACAACCATATTGTTCCTAAAACGATCCACGCAACGTCGAGAAATTTGCATTCAACAGCACTTTAACAAACACCCCGTTCATCTTCCAGACAGTGTCTTCACACCCGATCACACTGATGAAAAACTATTACTTATGTCTCGTAACAGGGAAGTTTAATTGTGCAGCAAATACGACTCGTTTCCCTCAAATTTACAGAAAACTGTgactaataatttattgttgttaaagTTGCGGCGATAAAAGTCGCCGACATAAAAAGAGATGAAATACGCCAGGTAGTAAAACAATAGTTTATAGGTTTGTTTTATCGTTTTATtcatatattattattaaattaagagGGTGGCGGCGGCGCACCCCTCGCATCGAATAAACAACGATGCTCTTCCGCCTTTACCTAAGTATGAAATATCATGAAAGAGCACGACTTTCGGAATCGTTCGGCGAATTTATGATCGAAAACAATAACATTAGCTGTGCAAGGGTTCGAAGAGGCTCCCATAAAAACAATGGCTCCGGAATAAATGATCGCTTTGTTTTCCCTTCGGCGAGGGACTCTATTTAAAATCCTTAATTGCCTGATATTTAAGTGGCGCGGTGTAGCCGAAAGTATGTGCTGAAGGAGATAAATCTACTCGCCGCGTGGCGTTGGAGTTTATTGCCGCGACGAGCCGTCGGGGGTCCGCGACGGGCCCCCCGTCGCACAAAATTCGGACAAAAAGTCAATTACACACGCGGTGATAAATTCACCGAGGAAAAAATGACGATGCGCGGGGCGGCGCTGGTTAAATTGCGCCACGCGACACCTAAATTTCAATCTGGCTGACACCCCACGGTAAACAAAGTTGACGACTAGTTAGCTCACATTGTTAGTATTCAACTTGGCGAACAAATGTTTAGTTTAGGGCGAAATGGGGAATTTATGTTAAACTCGGCTGGCAGGATGTTGTTGTCCTAAAGTTTTAGTCCTAGTGTATTTTTTCCGAGCCTTCTGTCGCACGAGGGGGCGCCCAAGAAGACGCACGTGCGTGCGGCGAGGGGACACCTGCGAATACTGAATTTAGAGAAATTACCCGGTTTGTCGAATGTCCTTTATGAATCACCGTTTAGTAACGGGAACACCGGCTAAATAAGCAATTATATCACGAACCATCCACCCTACTTCATATTTATACATCCTAATAAAGGAAATAAAAGACGAGGATTACAATTCTAGAGGGAGGTTTCTGATTTAAAAAGGGGGCCGAGATTCAATTAAGTACACAAATTAAACGTCAGCACCATTCTTCGTGTTGATGTAGTACTCGAAAATGTTAATGTTTGCATATATTGGCATCGATTGCGGCCATTTTGTCCATAATTGGACCCCagcgaaaattttttaaacggcAATCTCACTTTACTTTTACTCTGTGCAGGCCGGAGTAATCCTTTTATCAACTTAATCCCATTACGTTCTGTATAAAGTGAATTTTAAAAGCTTCTAAAAATTACTCAAGTCTCATGATTAAAGGGAAACTTTTGATTGGAACTGCAAAATGCATCGGCTCGCCAACTTTTTATATCCCTTCTTTCGACATCCCGCGACCGGGGCGGTCGAAGCGATGTATCAAATCTGAAAGATTTACAGGATTGCAATTCAAATTAGCGATTATTCTTTCTTATGCTTTgcaaaaaatgcaaaacaCTAAAATATACAATTCGCCGGAAAGCAATGCAAATGTAGATTTCCGCAAGATAAGACGCCGGCTTCATCTCTCAACCAACTCGTGTTTTCATCGGGACAATCGAACAACAAACCGTTCGAactaatttattacaaaacaaatacaaaaaacatGTCAATAATACTATATCGAATTTTTTGAGCTGCAGTCTTAACGTAAACTAGTACAAACTCGAGAATCTGATCATGCCTCGCTTCATCGCGAACCCCACGACTAAAGACGTAGCGCTGACAACTAGAATGAAAATGGCCATGTACGACACTTCGTCGTCGTTCTGTCGAGTGGCGGTTTCGCTGGGCAAGTACTTCGCCTCCCTTTTCACGTCCGGGAAATATCTCGAGTCGACTCTCTTCACGAACTCGCTCAGATTCGGCCACATCGAAAGCAACGACGGGATGTCGCTGGAGGGAAACGGCAGCTTGACGAGGGGCGCGATGTGTGCATACACCACCACGTCCACCGTCATGGGGGCGTCGCCGTAGAAGAACTTCGCCTTGCCCAGGCGCGTCGACAGCGTCGACAGACACTGGGTCGCGGTCTTCGTGATGAACTCCTTCACCACCTCCATGTCCGTGTCGAGCGGGTACATCGTCTCGATCAGCTGCAACGCCTCGTTCTTCCTCCTCTTGGTGTACGCGTAGTTGAAGGGGAACGGCAGCGCTCGCATGAACCACCGGTTGATAAACTCTTCGCTGTTCCTCTGGTCCACCCAGTAGAGAAATTCCAGTACCGGTTTTAATTTCATTGTGACTAAATTTACGAGCGCCAGAGTCTCGCTGGCTTCTTTGGCGCTGAGGCCTCGGTCGGGGTCCCCGTGGGTCTTCCTCCAGTGGCCCACCATCGCTTCGAATTTATCGATGGCGACGCTGCCGCATTTATAACTAGGCGCACTGTACAACGCACACGATTTTATACTGTTCTGCACGTTTATCTCTACGGGAACGTCGTTCAGGGTGGCGTACAGGACGGCCTGGATGCACGCCACGTCCAACGAGACGAGCCCGTAGTCGCCGTCGATCACGTTCAAAACCGCTTTATCCATCGCCGATTCACGCACCACACCACGTTTCAAACGACAAAACGAGATCCATCACGATAATTTCCATCGAATTTTTGAGGTTACAGCAGCCGACAACTGTCAACGCACCCGATGCCATCGATCCGCGAGCGCAGTAACCGACTTTACCGACGCCGCGCGCGCTATTCAAACATTCCGACTCGCCCGAAAGAAGTTTCACTTCTTTTTGATTGATACCAGGTGGGCAAAGTTCGACGTGTAACGACATCTCAACAGTATTAAATTAGATTCGCCCACATGAAGACATCAAAGCAAAAAGACACTCATCAATATCCTATTTTAGTAAAAACAGGTAGACAGCTTCCCCCGCaagtttttaatcaaagaacttCG contains the following coding sequences:
- the LOC138135387 gene encoding metaxin-1, which translates into the protein MDKAVLNVIDGDYGLVSLDVACIQAVLYATLNDVPVEINVQNSIKSCALYSAPSYKCGSVAIDKFEAMVGHWRKTHGDPDRGLSAKEASETLALVNLVTMKLKPVLEFLYWVDQRNSEEFINRWFMRALPFPFNYAYTKRRKNEALQLIETMYPLDTDMEVVKEFITKTATQCLSTLSTRLGKAKFFYGDAPMTVDVVVYAHIAPLVKLPFPSSDIPSLLSMWPNLSEFVKRVDSRYFPDVKREAKYLPSETATRQNDDEVSYMAIFILVVSATSLVVGFAMKRGMIRFSSLY